The Halogranum gelatinilyticum genome contains a region encoding:
- a CDS encoding V-type ATP synthase subunit I, whose amino-acid sequence MLRPEQMSKVSVTGSKRFMDDVIETVHDLNLLHVTEYDGSWESFGQGDPLDGAEGASDKLVTVRSLESILDVDAEDAGPTRIVDDDELEAELEEVRARVNELDDRRDELRTEIRDIDEQIGAMAPFAKLGIDLDLLSGYDSIQVAVGQGKPDTVEDALAHANELQVYDVFSEGNVVAAFARPEDSTNDSALTDALVGADFAALSVPEADASPEAYVEELEQQKRELRSELNTVEDELESVKLEAAGFLLAAEEKLSIDVQKTEAPLSFATTENAFVAEGWIPTTKFGDFVSGLNSAVGNHVEVEELERASFDSSGHESVREPVGDQGSGVAADGGQDVVMQKDDPPVVQDNPGAVKPFEILVNAVSKPNYREFDPSVFVFLTFPVFFGLMIGDLGYGMLYSAIGYFLYTNFEDRPAFKSMGGITLFAGVFTMLFGILYGEIFGLHLIATYFWEGVVGLSHAPIEKGLSPAGISWAITWLVVSVFIGILHLNIGWILDFIETTELHDVKHAIYESGSWLIMMNSLWYWIFSQHYGDSKPAFLFTLFDGTGAAPESQQQYFEAVFNLGFNGFPAMELFTIPGLGISLSVPLVVFFIGLALLIVGEPAEAVEFLNVLVNVLSYARIGAVLLAKAGMALAVNLLVFGAYQHDGEIHFMLEHGPQWVINEYGAEAIMFEGLFNGGAALFLVGILVLLLGHALVLILGVTSAGLQAVRLEYVEFFGKFYEGGGSDYEPFGYDRQYTTKD is encoded by the coding sequence ATGCTCAGACCTGAACAGATGAGCAAGGTCTCGGTGACGGGATCAAAGCGGTTCATGGACGACGTCATCGAGACGGTCCACGACCTCAACCTCCTGCACGTCACCGAGTACGACGGCTCGTGGGAGTCGTTCGGACAGGGCGACCCGCTCGACGGTGCCGAGGGTGCCTCGGACAAACTCGTCACTGTTCGCTCGCTGGAGAGCATCCTCGACGTCGACGCCGAGGACGCGGGACCGACCCGCATCGTCGACGACGACGAACTCGAGGCCGAACTCGAAGAGGTTCGCGCGCGCGTCAACGAACTCGACGACCGTCGTGACGAGCTCCGCACGGAGATCCGCGACATCGACGAACAGATCGGCGCGATGGCGCCGTTCGCGAAGCTCGGTATCGACCTCGACCTCCTGTCGGGCTACGACAGCATCCAGGTCGCCGTCGGCCAGGGCAAACCCGACACCGTCGAGGACGCGCTCGCTCACGCGAACGAACTCCAGGTCTACGACGTCTTCTCGGAGGGCAACGTCGTCGCCGCCTTCGCCCGTCCCGAGGACAGTACGAACGATAGTGCCCTCACCGACGCACTCGTCGGTGCGGACTTCGCCGCACTCAGCGTCCCCGAGGCGGACGCGTCCCCCGAAGCGTACGTCGAAGAACTCGAACAGCAGAAGCGAGAGCTCCGCTCCGAGCTGAACACCGTCGAAGACGAGCTCGAATCGGTGAAGCTGGAGGCGGCCGGCTTCCTGCTCGCCGCCGAGGAGAAGCTCTCCATCGACGTCCAGAAGACGGAGGCACCGCTCTCCTTTGCGACGACGGAGAACGCCTTCGTCGCCGAAGGCTGGATTCCGACGACGAAGTTCGGCGACTTCGTCAGCGGTCTCAACTCGGCCGTCGGCAACCACGTCGAAGTCGAGGAGCTCGAACGTGCGAGCTTCGACAGCAGCGGTCACGAGTCCGTCCGCGAACCCGTGGGCGACCAGGGGTCCGGCGTCGCCGCTGACGGCGGGCAGGACGTCGTGATGCAGAAGGACGACCCGCCGGTCGTCCAGGACAACCCCGGCGCGGTCAAACCGTTCGAGATTCTGGTCAACGCAGTCAGTAAGCCGAACTACAGGGAGTTCGACCCCTCCGTGTTCGTCTTCCTGACGTTCCCGGTCTTCTTCGGCCTGATGATCGGTGACCTCGGCTACGGGATGCTCTACTCCGCGATCGGCTACTTCCTCTACACGAACTTCGAGGACCGTCCGGCGTTCAAGAGCATGGGTGGTATCACCCTCTTCGCCGGTGTGTTCACGATGCTGTTCGGTATCCTGTACGGCGAGATCTTCGGCTTACACCTGATCGCGACGTACTTCTGGGAAGGCGTCGTCGGTCTCTCGCACGCCCCCATCGAGAAGGGGCTCTCACCCGCCGGTATCAGCTGGGCGATTACCTGGCTCGTGGTGAGCGTCTTCATCGGGATTCTCCACCTCAACATCGGGTGGATTCTCGACTTCATCGAGACGACCGAACTCCACGACGTCAAGCACGCCATCTACGAGAGCGGCTCGTGGCTCATCATGATGAACTCGCTGTGGTACTGGATCTTCAGCCAGCACTACGGTGACTCGAAGCCGGCGTTCCTGTTCACGCTGTTCGACGGGACCGGTGCCGCACCGGAGTCCCAACAGCAGTATTTCGAGGCCGTCTTCAACCTCGGATTCAACGGGTTCCCGGCGATGGAGCTGTTCACCATCCCCGGTCTCGGCATCTCGCTGTCGGTACCGCTCGTGGTGTTCTTCATCGGGCTCGCGCTCCTGATCGTCGGTGAGCCCGCGGAGGCCGTCGAGTTCCTCAACGTGCTCGTCAACGTGCTGTCGTACGCACGGATCGGTGCCGTGCTGCTCGCGAAGGCCGGGATGGCGCTCGCCGTCAACCTGCTCGTCTTCGGTGCGTACCAGCACGACGGCGAGATCCACTTCATGCTCGAACACGGGCCACAGTGGGTCATCAACGAGTACGGAGCCGAGGCGATCATGTTCGAGGGGCTGTTCAACGGGGGCGCGGCGCTGTTCCTCGTGGGCATCCTCGTGCTGCTGCTCGGCCACGCGCTGGTGCTCATCCTCGGTGTGACGAGTGCCGGCCTGCAGGCCGTCCGTCTCGAGTACGTCGAGTTCTTCGGCAAGTTCTACGAGGGCGGCGGCAGCGACTACGAACCGTTCGGCTACGACCGGCAGTACACGACGAAAGACTGA
- a CDS encoding F0F1 ATP synthase subunit C, translating to MQESAANGPAISGPAAAALAVGLAAAGAGYAERGIGAAAVGAIAEDDSLFTQGLILTVLPETLVILALVVVFIVG from the coding sequence ATGCAGGAAAGTGCAGCAAACGGCCCGGCTATCTCCGGCCCCGCCGCCGCGGCTCTCGCCGTGGGTCTCGCCGCCGCCGGTGCAGGCTACGCAGAGCGTGGCATCGGTGCCGCAGCAGTCGGCGCCATCGCCGAGGACGACAGTCTCTTCACGCAGGGCCTGATTCTGACAGTCCTGCCGGAGACGCTCGTCATTCTCGCGCTCGTCGTCGTGTTCATCGTCGGTTAA
- a CDS encoding V-type ATP synthase subunit E, with the protein MSLDTVVEDIREEARARADEIRSDGEARAEEIIADAEADAERIIEEREEAVEKQIAQEREQTLSSAKLEAKQQRLEARRDVLQQVRGEVEDELAALGGEKREELTRALLDAAAEEFDGDDEVRVHGRADDEELLTEILADYDGYSFAGDYDCLGGVVVESETSRVRVNNTFDSVLEDVWEDNLKELSTRLFDQ; encoded by the coding sequence ATGAGTTTGGATACTGTCGTTGAGGACATTCGAGAGGAAGCCCGCGCGCGCGCGGATGAGATCCGCAGCGACGGCGAAGCCCGCGCTGAGGAGATCATCGCGGACGCCGAGGCCGACGCAGAGCGGATCATCGAGGAACGCGAGGAGGCCGTGGAGAAGCAGATCGCCCAAGAGCGTGAGCAGACCCTCTCCTCCGCGAAGCTCGAGGCCAAACAGCAGCGCCTCGAAGCCCGTCGTGACGTACTCCAGCAGGTACGTGGCGAGGTCGAAGACGAACTCGCCGCACTCGGCGGCGAGAAGCGCGAAGAGCTGACCCGAGCACTGCTCGACGCCGCCGCCGAGGAGTTCGACGGCGACGACGAGGTTCGGGTCCACGGCCGCGCCGACGACGAGGAGCTTCTGACCGAGATCCTCGCCGACTACGACGGCTACAGCTTCGCCGGTGACTACGACTGCCTCGGTGGCGTCGTCGTCGAGAGCGAGACCTCGCGGGTCCGTGTGAACAACACCTTCGACTCTGTCCTCGAAGACGTCTGGGAGGACAACTTGAAGGAACTGAGCACCCGTCTGTTCGACCAATGA
- a CDS encoding V-type ATP synthase subunit C, producing MSTTGSSNPEYVNARVRARRGALFSDEEYRKLTRMGPAEIARFMEESEYETEINALGSRYSGVDLIEYALNRNLAKQFNDILEWADGRLYGLIARYLRKFDAWNVKTVIRGVYADIDRESIDADLIRAGEFDDRFLDRLLDASSIEDVVTALDGTIFADGLEEAYEDYEETNVLVPLENAIDRAFYENLLGGLRGGEAVDLYREFLEAEIDFRNARNALRLARSGADIDPSAYYIEGGNLFKESELSQLAANPDELVTRIRESTYGDELSVALDELEDADSLISFERALEAALLEYSDGLGSVFPLSIGPIISYILAKEREVDNIRAIARGREAGLDEDEIEAELVIL from the coding sequence ATGAGTACTACCGGAAGTTCGAATCCGGAGTATGTCAACGCCCGCGTCCGTGCACGACGTGGTGCCCTGTTTAGTGACGAGGAGTACCGTAAGCTGACCCGCATGGGTCCGGCCGAGATCGCCCGCTTCATGGAGGAGTCGGAGTACGAAACCGAGATCAACGCGCTCGGGAGTCGCTACTCCGGCGTCGACCTCATCGAGTACGCGCTGAACCGCAACCTCGCGAAGCAGTTCAACGACATCCTCGAGTGGGCCGACGGCCGACTGTACGGGCTCATCGCCCGCTATCTCCGGAAGTTCGACGCGTGGAACGTCAAGACGGTCATCCGTGGCGTCTACGCCGACATCGACCGCGAGTCAATCGACGCAGACCTCATCCGCGCCGGTGAGTTCGACGACCGCTTCCTCGACCGCCTGCTCGACGCGAGCAGCATCGAGGACGTCGTCACGGCGCTCGACGGAACCATCTTCGCCGACGGGCTCGAGGAGGCCTACGAGGATTACGAGGAGACGAACGTCCTCGTTCCCCTCGAGAACGCCATCGACCGCGCGTTCTACGAGAACCTGCTCGGCGGACTGCGCGGCGGCGAGGCCGTCGACCTGTACCGTGAGTTCCTCGAAGCGGAGATCGACTTCCGAAACGCCCGGAACGCACTGCGACTCGCTCGCAGTGGGGCGGACATCGACCCCTCGGCGTACTACATCGAGGGCGGGAACCTGTTCAAAGAGAGTGAACTGTCTCAGCTCGCGGCCAACCCCGACGAGCTGGTGACTCGCATCCGCGAGAGCACGTACGGTGACGAGCTCTCCGTCGCACTCGACGAGCTGGAGGACGCAGACAGCCTCATCAGCTTCGAGCGCGCCCTCGAGGCCGCGCTCCTCGAGTACTCCGACGGACTCGGCTCCGTCTTCCCGCTCTCTATCGGGCCTATCATCTCGTACATCCTCGCCAAGGAGCGCGAGGTCGACAACATCCGGGCGATCGCCCGGGGCCGCGAGGCCGGGCTCGACGAGGACGAGATCGAAGCGGAACTGGTGATACTATGA
- a CDS encoding V-type ATP synthase subunit F, translated as MSQEIAVVGSPDFTTGFRLAGVRKCENVAEEEKDEQLDDAVERTLADDGVGIVVMHADDLDHLSRNVRKSVETSIEPTLVTLGGEAGSGGLREQIKRAIGIDLMDE; from the coding sequence ATGAGTCAGGAGATCGCCGTCGTCGGCAGCCCCGACTTCACCACCGGTTTCCGACTCGCTGGCGTTCGGAAGTGCGAGAACGTCGCCGAGGAGGAGAAAGACGAACAGCTCGACGACGCCGTCGAGCGGACACTGGCAGACGACGGGGTCGGCATCGTCGTGATGCACGCAGACGACCTCGACCATCTGTCACGGAACGTCCGCAAGTCGGTGGAGACGAGCATCGAACCGACACTCGTCACGCTGGGCGGTGAGGCTGGCAGCGGTGGCCTCCGCGAACAGATCAAGCGAGCTATCGGTATCGACCTAATGGACGAATAA